Part of the Lolium rigidum isolate FL_2022 chromosome 6, APGP_CSIRO_Lrig_0.1, whole genome shotgun sequence genome, GTCATATTAAATATCAAGTTTTACTATTTTTGTTGGTCTGCAACTTAATTTTAAGACTGTGTGTGTTATGTACGGAAAATCATGTAATATTCACTGTTGATTTTATCGAGCCACGACTGAGAGTGCAGCTGGGTGCTGGTGGTACAAGGTGAGGTTGAAGTATATATCGCCAGCCAGGAAGACGTTCGAAAGATTGTTCCAGTCTGGTTTGGGATCCAAATCCGAGCTGGCTCGTATTGCTTCCCATTTATGAATCGAAATCATACTGGTTCCAGTATTTTGCCGACTGGGCTCATGCTGACACAGTGACGCTACACTACATGGGTCTACAACAAAGGtttctattctgtaattttcctttctcttctcgaaAGTTAAAACAAAACAATTTTCAGTACCAGACCTCAAACATTGATGGTTAGCCCTCGCACAAAAATAGGGCAATTTACAATCCTAAATACAGTCAGAGTGTCAGAGTCGCGTCAGGTTTCTATTTTTGTAAGACGGGCTATCAGCTTGGTGTAGGAATGGAAGGACATAATTAACTGCAACGTTGGAGTTTCTTAGTAGCGATTTTCTGCCTATACCTTCTTCCCTTTCATCTACTGAAATGAAACGCAGATAACTCGACAAAACCCTCTTCTTTTATTGAGGACAATTTgctgttgtttcaaataagtttctCTTACAGGGTTGATCTTTAAGAACCCCACATGGGGCAAGGTTCCGAAGAACATGTTTTTCATGCTGATTCTACATAAAGGGGAAAGAATGGACCCGGTCCACTTATTGCTCACCCCACAAATGGATCAGTGAATGTATTATTCTGTTCATTCTTCAGGCTGGTCGGACGGAAGCCATTCTAGAGTGTTGCCACTAGACATGGGCACAATCACCCCTCCACCGTATGTATAAGTTGCAGGTACTTTCCATGCGCTCCTTCTCAGAACAATCTTCGAGTTGTTCCTTGGGAGGCCATAAAAATCTGGCCCATTGAAGCTTGTAAACGCCTCTAGCTTATCAAGAGCACCAGCCTGAAACATGACAAAGTTTGTTATGAAATTCTACCATTTTGGTGTATGCACTTCTTTGCCTCTAAGATTCAGATAAAGATGGTAGCACTCCAAacacaaaaaaattgaaatacaaCGAGAGAGCGACAGATATTACCTGTTCAAATACCTTCGCATACAGGGAAAGAGCAACCGGAGCGCTATATATTCCTGCACAGCCACAAGAGCACTCCTTCATCCGTTTATCATGGGGGGCACTATCAGTACCAAGAAAGTATTGTCTGCTCCCACTTGTTACAGCAGAGACAATAGCTTGTCCTGAGCAAGAAGATTCAGAAAGAGTTAACACACACTGGATACTTGTAGAAAGAAGTAAAAGGAAACAGAGCGTAGTTTCTACCATGCACATGGCTAGTGTTATCCTACAAATGAAGTGAGCGGGTTTTTTATAGTAAACAAAAAAGCAAGGTCACCCGTCACTATATTCATATatattgcaaggaaaaatataatTTTATGCAAAAAGAGCAATTTTACAAATCTAAAAAAATTACTTCAGAAGGATCATCCAAGTCAATATGTTTCCACCACAGATATCTCAGTATGAAACAATACGCAACGGGTAGGATGTTGGGCAGAATTAGAGACACGAGGTTAGGACACGAGAGTGAGCAGAACATACTGTGAGTTTCTCTCTTTAGTACTGGCAAGCAATAATTGTGGGGCTGTAAACCACCCTGAAACAAGGCATTCCTGTTGAGAAGGAGATGCTGCGGAGTAACCGTTGCAGCAACATTACCTGAGACCAAAAAAAATGTAATGACCATATATAGGGCCAAACAGAAATATTAAGGTCATTGTAATGGCACAGACCTTCTTTGCATGACTCTACGAAGTTCACAGCATCCATTGTAGTGATATGTTCCATAACAATTTTAAGTTGTGGAAGTTTTTGAACAAGTGGTGCTAATATTCTCTCGATGAAAACCTTCTCACGGTCAAATGTGTCGACATGAGGATCCGTGACTTCTCCATGAACCTGAAGGAAATGAAAAACAGCCATAAAGGTGGCCATATTGACATTGACAGTGCAAGAACCAATATTACTaactttgacacaaactctttttgATAATTTAGGTATTGTCAAGGCAACAAATTACAACCTAATTTAACATCTGAACTAAAAGTAGTGATCAACTGGGCAGATGGACCGAAACTTTGAGATGTATGTAGGAAGAAGAGCAAGAGCTACTTACAAGTAAAGGCATTTCCTGCCTGACCATCTCTTCAaggacaggcaagcatttccccagtATATCAGTTACACCGTCTTGGGAGTTGGTAGTTGCTCCAGCAGGATACAGCTTGACCGCAAAAACAACACCACTCTTTCCTACAAACCAGCATAACAAACATGGCGTGCAACATAAACATTACGATAACACTTCATAATTCACGACTGAAAGAGGAAGATAGCATTTACAAGATGACACAAAATCGCTAATGGGAGTACTCTAAGCACATCAACCAAGTTTATCCTAGCTTCTAACATATAGTAAACGATGTGATGATTGACTCATTGCGCCATGAGCATTAACCAATAATAGTGCCAACTAAAAGAAATAGGTTTTGCTAGTTAAAAGCCAACAGGTGCAGATGTATTAAATATCTACGACACGCAACCAAGAAGTACACATGGCATGCAACTGTTAAGCACACGCAGTAACAAGCAGCTAAACAAGGTATTGTGGTAGGGGGATTCCGTACTTGCGATCTTGATTTCTTCCAGGCTAGTGGTGTCCGTGAGGTAGAGCGTCATGAGCGGCGTGAAGCTACTCCCCGGCGGCAGCGCCCTCAGGATCTCCTCCCTGTACTCCACCGCACGCACCGTCGTCGTAACAGGCGGCTTCAGGTTGGGCATCACGATGGCTCTCTGAAAATGCATCGCGCTGCCACCATCAGAAGTACCAAACACAGTTCAGGCATTGCGTCAAACACTGGGCGTGCATTATCAAAACTAGCAAGGCGAAAGATCAGAAACAACCTGTGGGGGAGCACGGCGGCCAGCACTTGGCCGTCGCGGAGGTGGAGGTGCCAGTCGTCGGGTCGCGTGATGGTAAGCTGCTGCGGCGCCGAGGAGGCCATAGCGCTCGCCCTGGTGCTCAGGCGGTGGGCGGAAGGTTGGATTCGGACCCGGTGCGGAGGCGATGGCCGCAGGAACGACACCGAAGGCTTCAGATGCGGGTGGTGCGCCGAGACGGTGGCTGTGATCGCGACCTGCATTGACCTCGCTTTATTCGTGTTCTGTTTATTTACCTCCCTCCGCCTATGGTGGCATGAGCGTGGAGCAGAGGGGCGGCGGGAGTGATGGGCAAGAACAGAGAAgagctcctgttcctgggcttGTCTGGACACGACAAGGCCACGCGTtgggccttgtgggccttgtggGCTTATTTCTATCAGAGAAGAAATGTAGACCCAGTCACGGAGCAATGGGATGAAGCACTCCTCCTGCATACGGAGTACTATATTCGTGCATGAAAATGTGAAAGAAATTTGGGAGGTGGTGAAACTCGTGTGCGTAAAATTTTGTTTTTGCCAAACTCGTATTTTCCCATTTTTCTTTCTTGACGCCAAAATTTTGCATTTCTCTTTTGCCGCATCGGTAGTAAATCATCTTTGCGCTGCGTGGGGCGAAACCAAAATGAGAATGCTGAAATTTTGCTTTGCTTTTACCCATTGGTCAATGTAAGGGGAAATGAGGCAAAAGGAAAATATCATAATTAGAGTGGCAAaagtgaaatgggcaaaaatcagCGTACGTAAGTAAAAACTAACAAAAATTCCTTACagaatctccaccggcgcccttgATAGCGGGGTCGGTATGGTTTTTAGGCTCACACCAGCGCGCCCCAAAAAACGTCGGCAcggtttcgagcccaatagaagcgtcaGCAACCCCATTCCGGCTCCTTCGCAAAGGGCGCGAACGGGCGCGTCGGCACGCTCGTCCATGTAAGAAAGCACCCGCGGGGCCCTTCTGCCAGCCAGACGCGCCGGTTTCCCCCACCCCCTCCATCCCCGCCCAAGCCGACTACTGCTCATCACCTCCGTCGTGTCCCCGTGCTAGCCTTCCACCCCGCCTGGCCATAGCTGCCCGCCATCTACACCGCCGCCACTCCCTCAACCGACTGTCGTTGTTTCGGCCGGAATagaggccgccgccacctccgcccaAGCGCctcgcccgcaaggtgttcgtcggaCTACCACAATGGACAACAACGACGAGACATTGTGCAGCTGTTAATGGAGGGGGAGAGCATTGTCGATGTCCGACGGCAGCAGCAACAGCTGATTTTGACGAGCTTCCTCCGTGTTCGCCAGCCGTTCGTGGTCGTGTCTCGACGCAGCGGTTCAAGCCCAGGCAAGAGGAGGTACGTCGACCGGCATCGTCAAGCCGGCGCCATGCTGCTTGAGTGCGACTACTTCACCGATGATGATACTCATTTTCCGAAGGAATTTCgacgccggtttaggatgaacaaggatctgttcatgaagattgtcttcgGCGTTAGAGAgtacgacgactacttcatgagaaagcaagattgcacaggtttTTGGGCTTCTCCGCAATCCAGAAATGCACTGCTacaatgcgctgtcttgcatacgaagctcctccagatacagctAATGACTACCTACGTATGGCGGAGTCGACATGTTTAGAGACTGTCTATAGGTTTTGCCAAGCAgtcatagcggtgtttggtgGGGATTATCTGAGAGCACCAAGGGGAGATGATACAGCTCGAATCCTAGACAAAATGCACCCCGAGGGTTTCCTGGAATTCTATGAAGCATCgactgtatgcattggagttggaagaattgccTTTTTGCTTGGCAAGGGATCTACGTCGTGCATACCgatgagtgcagtgtcattcttgaggcggtggcagactatgacctctggatttggcatgctttcatTGGCATGGcaagaacaaacaatgatatcaacgtgctgcagcgctcttCGGTGTTTTCCAGGCTGGCTGAGGGAGAAGCTCATGtcatgaactttgaggtaaacaacCATGCATGCAACAagaggtactatctagctgatggtatcacTACAACAAAAACATGCAGTAGAGACATATCCCTAGAGACACTGTCTATTATGTCTCTTAACACCTTATCCAATCACTATGTAAAGACACTATGAGAGGCATTGTAGGGAGTGTCTTACCAGAATACCAGTAGAGACGTATTCATAGAGACACTTTGTATTATTTATCTTATCACTTATGTAAAGACACTAAAAGAGACATTTTAGAGAATGCCTTAACATTAGAGACGTGTTCGTAGAGGCACTCCATGTTATGCCTCTTAACAGTTTTGTAAATACATTAAAAAAGACATTTCAAGAAATGCCTTAACAGTAGAGACGTATTCGTAGAGGCACTCCAGGTTATGCCTCTTAGCAATTATGTGAAGACATTAAATAAGACATTAGCAAATGCCTTAAGTGTAGAGACATGTCCGTAGAGACACTACCTGTGGTGCCTCTTAGCAATTATGTACAGACACTATAGAAGACATTTTAGAGAATGCCTTAACATGGTAGCCACTACTCCATAGAGGCACTACCCAAATGTCTCTTAGCTATGCTATGTAAATACATTAAAAGAGACAAAGAATTAACACAAGAGACAACTCTCTAGCCATCTGGTTGACAAGTAGTGGTCTTAATAGATCCTTAAAAGGCAAGTGAAGAATTAGACATCATATATGGGTAAAGTAATACAATTCAGGAGCCAAGAGCCCTTAAAAAAGTAATATCATGTTGGCACTATCTTTTGAAGCACCCT contains:
- the LOC124665289 gene encoding dihydroorotase, mitochondrial, coding for MQVAITATVSAHHPHLKPSVSFLRPSPPHRVRIQPSAHRLSTRASAMASSAPQQLTITRPDDWHLHLRDGQVLAAVLPHSAMHFQRAIVMPNLKPPVTTTVRAVEYREEILRALPPGSSFTPLMTLYLTDTTSLEEIKIARKSGVVFAVKLYPAGATTNSQDGVTDILGKCLPVLEEMVRQEMPLLVHGEVTDPHVDTFDREKVFIERILAPLVQKLPQLKIVMEHITTMDAVNFVESCKEGNVAATVTPQHLLLNRNALFQGGLQPHNYCLPVLKRETHRQAIVSAVTSGSRQYFLGTDSAPHDKRMKECSCGCAGIYSAPVALSLYAKVFEQAGALDKLEAFTSFNGPDFYGLPRNNSKIVLRRSAWKVPATYTYGGGVIVPMSSGNTLEWLPSDQPEE